The nucleotide sequence TTTACTCAAAAGCCCAAAGGTAAGCATCTCGCCGATTATTGCACCAAACTCAAACGCTTTTTGAACCAGGCTTGCAAGTTTAAGAATAATATTTGCAATGGCTTTGCCGAATTTTACACCCATTTTCTCTGCTGCTCCACCGACATCATTAACTGGAGTAAAGAGCTTTTTAAGCCAGTCAAAAACTGCTTTTAACGGTTTTGTAATTGGTTCGAGTGCCTGTGCTAATTTGTTAAAAACTGGCATCAAAGGTGCCAAACCTTCTTTTAAACCTTTAAATACACCTTTAAAAAATCCTGTAATTGGCTTCCAGTATTTATAAATAACAAAAGCAACTCCTGCAATCGCAAGTGCAATCCAGCCTAAAGGAGAAGTCAAAAGAGTAAGAGAAAAGGCACGGAATGATACTATTGCAGTTCTAATCATTGATGGGATTGATAAAAATCCTGTTTTAAATGATTTTAAACCGTTTAGCAAATTTGCAGGAATTACCTTTACCGAAGTAATTGTCCAATCTTTCAAAGCTATTGTTGATTTCAAAATATTTGACGGCAGCGTCATAAACGAATTTCTTAAGTCATTATCAATTCTTCTGATGTCTGCGCCAAAACCCAAAAGAACGTGTTTAGGTAAATCTAAGCCCAATTTATTTCCTGCTTTAAAAATATTAAAAGCATTGTTTAAACTGTGAGAAGAGGAGTTCATTCCAATAAAATCTAAAAGCGCCACGGAGTTTTTTATTAAAACAGGAGTCAGTTCACGTGCTTTTTCTAAAAAAGTGCTGTAAAAACCAATGAGTTTTCCGGTTAACATTGTGCCGGTACCAAGCAAAGTAAGTGCAAGACCTGCTCCGATTGTGCCTATAACTGCATTGAATAGTCCTTTTTGCATTGCAGGGTTTGCATTTATTTTAGTGAGCAAATCGTTTAAGGCTTTCAAAGGTGCGTGAAGATTAGGAAACACAAGCTCTTTCATATTTATGCGAAGCTGTTTCCACTGTTCATTTGTAGTTGTCATCATATTGGTAAAATCACTGTCTATAATGCCTGATGCCCCAAGGGCCGTAGCTTTGATTCTTTTATACTCATCCAAATTCTGAAGCATCGGTTTAATAAAAGACAAAACCTGCTTGTCCTGGAATACTTCTGATATTTTGAAAATATCGCCCTTGCTTGCTTTATTCATTACTTCCAAAACTTCAAGTATTGGGTCTTTACCTTGTTTGGTGGCATCTACCAAAACATTTTTTAAATTGATACCAAAAGCGTCTTTGAAATTTTTAACAGCAAGTGGAGATGTTACTTTTTGAATAAAGTTTTCTAAATTGTTCGCCGCTTCTGATGCATCGCCCGCACCTTT is from Candidatus Gastranaerophilales bacterium and encodes:
- a CDS encoding phage tail tape measure protein; the encoded protein is MIDNMMKISLTLVAIDKMSRVIKDAVKKSETEFQKLQNEIKETSRMFDEMGKKIATAGAGLTAAGVGIAHQLGMTDAIQEAFEMEHRLRELGNVGELSSKQIASMDKELGKISKYTNQYRPEIIEGLNVLVASGVDPTKALGYMNVIGKTATAEQAAIVDISRTAFSVSDNLKVPIDSLSKSMDILAQSGKEGRFELKDMAATFPSLTAGASMLGMKGVPAVASLGAALQIAMKGAGDASEAANNLENFIQKVTSPLAVKNFKDAFGINLKNVLVDATKQGKDPILEVLEVMNKASKGDIFKISEVFQDKQVLSFIKPMLQNLDEYKRIKATALGASGIIDSDFTNMMTTTNEQWKQLRINMKELVFPNLHAPLKALNDLLTKINANPAMQKGLFNAVIGTIGAGLALTLLGTGTMLTGKLIGFYSTFLEKARELTPVLIKNSVALLDFIGMNSSSHSLNNAFNIFKAGNKLGLDLPKHVLLGFGADIRRIDNDLRNSFMTLPSNILKSTIALKDWTITSVKVIPANLLNGLKSFKTGFLSIPSMIRTAIVSFRAFSLTLLTSPLGWIALAIAGVAFVIYKYWKPITGFFKGVFKGLKEGLAPLMPVFNKLAQALEPITKPLKAVFDWLKKLFTPVNDVGGAAEKMGVKFGKAIANIILKLASLVQKAFEFGAIIGEMLTFGLLSKTGKTQAAINKHAQIIRDHLPHSPAKTGPLKDLHKVKISETIASAIKPLPIVAAMNKALTFKSNALKPDVRGANGGSSSTVIHYNPVVTISGASKGAKDDFLVLLKKHKEEILTIVRKENERKMRLAY